The following is a genomic window from Scleropages formosus chromosome 11, fSclFor1.1, whole genome shotgun sequence.
agAACACATCTCTCTGCAGAGGAGATCAGAAGGACAAGTGGATGGACAATCCCCCAGTCTGGACCTCCTGGCTCCCTTCTGAGCTACTGCTGTGGATGCGTACTCTTACACGATCGTCGGGAATTTCGGGATGCGGTGGAGCCTCCATCTGCAAGATGGTGTACAAAATGTCATGGATGTGGTTGCTGAGGTGCAGGACAGGGTTGGCAATGACGGTTTTGGTGGGGGCAATGCTGGCGGACAGCAGTGGCAGCGTGGTGGGCAGAGGCAGAGGGGACTGCAGCTGCTTCACCGTGGTTTCCTAAATCACACCACAGGAGACATTAGGACAAATATTCAGCAGGACACACCCATAACTGCTTGAGCACTGTATAAATCAGAAGACATATACATGAGATGCATATCTCTCATTCCATGGTATGAGGAACCcattaaaacaaatgagaaagCTATGGGTGGAGACATGCTGTAGAGGCTGACCTGTTGGGATTCCTGCAACAGGAATATGAGCTCCATCCTGACAGAGGTAACACCTCCTCCCTTAGCTCCATGTAGGCTGCAGTAGCTGAGGAAGACCCGCAGCAGTGCCTGGTTCTTGCGTAGCCAGGCCTTGCGCCTCTCTGCATGCTGCTGTTTGGCTTGCAACCGACGTCTCTCCAGCTGGTGGCGCTCGTACGCCCCTGCATCTGTTCTATCCAGAGCTTCGTCCAGCTCGCCCGAGCCCTCGTCCTCCTTCCATTTGTCTAGCTCGCCGGTCACCTCCTTTCCCCCAACCTTGTAGTTGCAAATCTTGTGCATGGCGCCAATCTCCTTCTCCAGCCAGTTATAGAGCTGGAAGCGCAGCTTCCCACCGTCCACCTCGTACCCAGTAGCCAGAGTACGCAGTTCTGTCATCAGGATCTTCAGGCAGGCACGGAACTTCAGCTGCTCCGCAATCACGTCCACCTCAGAGTCTCCAGCCGAGTCTTCTCTCTGAAGGCTGGACATTTTCTGGCCCGTTTGctctttctgcttctcttttttctcaTCAGTTTCAGACTTCATTGTCAAGccaccatcatcatcctcctcctcctcctcatcttcatcctTGTCATCCCCCCAGTCGAGCTGCAAACCGTCATCTTCCAGCGCAGCTGATGGCTGGCTCCAgtccagtcctgcagatatGTCACCACCACTCTCCCAGGCCAGGCCCGATGTGGCTTGAGCAGGAGTCGACCAGTCCAGGTTGCTGGCTCTGCTGCCATTCTGTTGCTGGGAGGATCCCACAGTGACCATGGAAGAACCTTTACTCAAGGAGGCCCCAGCCTTCTTGGTGACCTTTGGAAGTTTTGAGAGGACTTCAAGAGCCAGAACTGGACATCCCACCTTGAAATGAGCATTAGCTGTGGTGAAAAAGAGCTTCCGTTCAATGAGGTTGATTTCATCGGCAGTGCTCTTTTCAGAGGCGAGTCCTAGGGTGGCCAAGGTGCCTTCTGGAGAGGTGAAGTGTCGACGGATTAAAAGCGGGTGTGTGCGCAGGTAGTTGTAGAAGCTGAAGACCACAGGATTGCAGGACTTCACCATCACTTCTGAGAAGAGAAGAAACCTTCTTAGACCTGGTTATTGCCAGGACAATTGTGTACTTATATACAAACACATAAGCTAATAATTACATTGACACTTGTAAACAgctgagttacaaatttttgaagacacaaacatttttaactgcTTCTGTCCACTTTATATAGtttctgaaatttctgtatGTAGTGGGACAAACATGATGTATGTTGCTGGGCCATTATggtagacaatgtgtgtttctggGCCAATATGGTCACTAAAGCGAATCCAGATAGAAGGAGAGTGTGGGATCTAATGACTTCAATTCACTTCCACATCgtaaattagtttaattttcatGGAGCTTTAATTCAGAACGCTGACTAATGTAACCAGATGGACCTTAGTCAGATGTCCTTATTAGCaatgttcagtgttcaagatTCCTTAGACAAAGTAGCTCATCAAATTGAGCTCACCTAAATTTTCATCATCTTCCTTTGGTATCTGCTCTAGTAGAGTGTCTAGGGCTCTAGTGTAGTCCTTCATTATCCAGAAGGCAATACTGCGCAGGAAGGGATCTGGGTGGAGTTTGGTGCAGGAGAAGCCGGAGCCGTCCCTCTGGCAGCCGAGAACTTTCTCGTAGAGGATGCCTTTGCAGGTGGAGGAGCTCTCGTAATCTGACTCATACAGCCTGGCCACCACCATGGCCAGCTGAATGTCCTCCATCTTCTCCAAGCATACCTGCAATTCATAAAGAGCGAGTCATCCTGATGGTGTTGTAGAGCTCTGTGCCAATTCAGCAGAGGAAGGCAAAGGAGACACTCCAACCACATTTTGTTTCTCAGGACTGAAACAAATTATTGCTTCAAATCACAGGCACATAATTTTGGTCCTCAAGAGCCACAATCCTGCAGATTTTCAAGGAAAGCAGTTTAATTTGCAAACACTGAGCACATGGGCTGCCAAGTACGAACACTTACTAAAAATAATTACGAGAAAGCACTGCAGCCAAGCACCCTTACTTTGAGCATCACATCCAGACTGCTACGATAACAGGAACGAAGCACTACTGGGCTGTTCTCACCTTTCCGATTTAACAGtacacaatacatttacattatttagcagacgcttttctccaaagcaacttccaatggacattatgtagtgttatcagcccacacaccttattcaccgttgtgacttacactactagataaactacttacaatgggtcactcatccatacatcccaATACACGTACCAATACAGAGCAGTCCGTCCGAAGTAACCCTTGTGTACGAGTGCACAATGAAAATGCGATGGGTGATCTCAACAATAGAcctataaaaactgaaaatgaagtcTGACTGCAACCATAAGCTGTGACAGTAACCAAAATGCATCTTCAGGTCTATGACCAGAGGCTTTATTTCATAACCAACTAACATCTAGCCAACTGTTAATCAGAATGAGTAAGgccaacacaaaaacaaaaaacaatgaagaaattAGTTGATATTTGAATTTTAACGTCATAGATCACTTAGATTCATTATGTACAATTGTATCTCTGGAAAGTTTGTGGCCTTCAGAGCTTTTCTTAATTCAGTATCACcattatttacttagctgacgtCTTAAAATTAAGTCCTTTTGAAAGCACTGGACTGCACTCATATGATAATCTAACAAAACACAGTACTGTAGTTAACACAAGATCAACAtaccaacaaaaaaatcaaatgaaacaaagcaaaaaaaaaaaaaaaaattttaaaaggtttcttttaaaaaaaaaaaaaaaaaaaaaaaaaatttttttttaaaaagcctttgAATTCAGACCTCAATAGCGTCTTTAAGGGAGCCTGCGAGAAGGAAAAAAGCTGCGGACTGCTCAAAGCGCTGCTTCCCCAGTAGGGAGAAGGCGTTCTTAAGGGCCGCTTTCCGCCATCGATCCTCTGTGAAGTTATGGCTGAAGAACTGGGTCATCTTTTCATCATGCTGGGACCTGTGGAGAAAAACGGCTAAATGCAATCCACACCCCGTGGGTCAGTTCCCATTGACAATCcggttcaaacacacacaatacgAAGCATCTCCCGCTAACACGCAACAGACAACAGCTGCCATTGACAAGAAATAAAGTCTAGCTAGTTACCATTGAGAGGACTGAAAGCATTACCTGAACAGCCCCCACAGAACAGCTTTCTTCTTCATAGCGAGGTAGAAAAGAGCGGCATCCAAGGGATCATTATTCCTCTGAAAGGCAGCTTTTCCAACCTAGTGGAAGGACAGCAAGAAGCACTGGTGAGTTTAGAGGGGAGGAATGAGCACGTCATGAAGCAGTTTAATGTGCATTCGATCAGCGGTTTTCCGTTTGGCCTTTGGCAGACTATCAGCAGTGATCTGTGGAACTACAAATACTGATGTGGAGACAGACAGCTGGTAAGAAGGGCACTCTGTGCAGCGAGGTCGCCCGCAATAGGGCCAGACCGCTAGCGGAAGCCGACCTTCTCCACCATCCTGCGAAGGGTGTTGATGTTCCGTATCCACCAGCCCACGCCTACGGCCCGAAGTTCAGACCACTGCGGGTCACCCCTCTGCATGGCCGGAATCATattcagcagctcctcctctgcctccgAGTGGAAGGCCCAAGCGAAGTGGCACGTGGATAGCCCTGCGGGTACGCATTGGGTAGGGAGAGCTGAGCATGCAGACGCACAGCGGATGGGaagctctgtcacacacacacaattttaagTGGAGAGCTACATTGGGATGACCTTACTTAAAACCCTGAACATCGTATATGACAGCCCTTCGGGGAAGCGCCCTTGACCGACTGCGAGTTGTTGAAGCGACAGTAAAGACCACCGAAAGCGCAATGCTGGATCAACTGTATGAGCGCCACATCATCCTTCTGGCCTCACCAGCTTACCCTGGTGCAGCAGCTGCATCCTGTAGAGCGGGGGCAGGGAGGTCAGCAAACAGGTGTGAAGACGCATGGCCAGCAGGTACCGTAGGCCACACTCGTCCAATGCCTCACCACCTGGATTTGAGCAAAACAGGTCACAGTTTACCAACACACTTGGGAGGAGACCCAGGGTGGCCTGATGACCGGTAGATGCTGAATGCACCCCCTCCAAGGCTACCCCGCCCATGTACATCTGCTCTAATTCAGCTGTCAGGCAAGCCCTCCCCTCCCAGGGGCATGTATAGCCTTCTCCTCTCTCCGACAAAAGCAAGCAGCTGAATTAGCCAAGGACCTTCCGCTTGTATAATGGCAACCACAAAATACCCTGGGTTTGGAAATAACACTGTTACACAGCAATATATGGTATGTGAACACCGCAAATGGACACAACATTGCAGACAGGTGTACAAGTAGCAGAAAATTGCCACTGCAGACAACGCTCTCAGTTGTTTCATTCTGTtaatacactacatttattcagctaacATCTTTATCCAAGGCGATTTTCAACGTTAGAAGCTTAGAGTACAAACCTAACCACGGtctgtccatttatacagctagttaatttttactggagcaattcaggatgtGGGACTCAAAAACAGGTTCTTATATTGCAAGGcaatgactctaaccactaagctacatGCTGCccatttattatttcataatgTAGTTAAGGTGGTCAAGTTTCCGACTTCTACTTCGCAGACAATGAAGAATTACAGCCAGTGTTAAAGCCGGCATAGTAAATGCACTGTGCCAGTTTCTGCAGCTGTCGCTATACTCCCCAAACCAACATTTACTTAATTTCCCAGAAGTAGCCGTCCAGAAGTCTattaaaaaatctgaatcaTTTAGTATTGTTGCAAATTATACAGGTCTTGTTTATACTGGTTGCTAAGTTCCAAGCTTTTAGTGCACACTGCACACATTCCATTAATTACTTCTTACAATGAGTTATTTCGGAAGACCGTATGTTTGAAGACATAATAGTCATTAGATTAAACCGGATCTAAAGTACACTGAATCCTCAACTTACAACAAGGACCAGAATTCTGTTTGGAATTTGatttgttcaaaaacattttacttctaaatcacaataaaatattaaccaTACAGATATCCCTTAACTTGTTTACAGGTTACGTAAAAACCTTGGACATAgccataataaaaaatactttgtaaattaatgtttcgcgagctacattaaaattgaaattacataattaaaataCTCCTATTCAAAACTGAACATTGACAGAATAATGACACAAGCACGTTAAATGGTTGACATACATTATTGATCGCTAACAATCACAAACTCTAGATAGGAACTATGAACACTGAGGACGGAAACTGAATAAGATCCCACATTCATATTCAGTGTTGGTGAGTTTTATTGACACCTATTGGTTGAGTGAAGAAAAATGAGTCGCTTTCTCTCCTCAGACAAGTTTTTTGAAAATAGGCAAGTAAAGGAAGAGAAAGCATTTATTTaagtaaactggaaaaatttcAATTTTCAAATATGTAGCATGACGAACCCGTACCTAATCGTCAGCCAAAATAACCATAAGAATAGTCATGCATCCACCCTTGTGTTACTTGTGGTTGCATTCAAGGAGGAACCACTAAAGAAGAGGTCCAGCACTCACCAGTGTACTGTTTGTCGGaggtgctgctgacctcagcgcTGGTGGTGGCCACGGTGTCTGCCAGCGCTACTAAGAACATCTGCTCCAGACGAGTAAGGCCTGGTAGGCTCGAATGCATCAGGTGGCTGGACAGCACCTGGGCGTGCTCGGGGCCAAAGTAGGTAGGGCCATACTGCGACAGGTTGATCACTCTAGacttcttctctctcttttctgctgCAAAGCTCACAAAGTCATCAGTGGTTACTGGCTGCACCTGGAACAGATCCGCGTACTGGTCCTCTGAAGACTTCTGTGCCTCCCCGTCTGGGCCCTTAGGTCCTTTACTCGTCTCCTCACCACTCTTGTAGGAGGTGTCCAGGTCAGCCGAGAGGAGGGCGTACAGAGGAAGTGGTGGAATCGAGTTGATCTCAGTGTAGTCGCGCCCCCCTTCCCGGCCAGCAAGGATGGTATCCTTTGCTGTGCTGCCACTGACGCTAATAGTCCGAGATAGATGACGTCTAGCCCCGCCCTCGCCAGCCTCCACGTCCCTTACTACCGCCACTTCTCCAGCGATGCACTTCACCAGGTGGGACAGGATGGCCTTAGCCCTGCGTACCTTCCCTAGGTCCATCAGTTCCAAGAGCTGAGTTGGGTGGTACTGCGGCAGCGTGGGGGACAAAGAGTGGGCGGCCTCAAAGAGGCTGCCATCCTGGATGACAGCAGGTGTCCGAAGAGCATCATCCATGCCAGCGCTTCCCTCTACAACGCTTTTCGACCTGCTGCGGGACTCGGGTCCCGTGAAAATTTCGTCGCTGGATGAAAGACTGTCTCCCTCTTCACCAGGCTTCTTGTCTTGCCTCCACTGAGAATAGACATGCATTTCACAGTCCATGCCCACCACGAGGATCCCGTCTCGTACCCAAGACAAGGACACAGGCAATGAGGGCGTGCCATCCACAGAGGACACCAGGTCCACCGAGCGCAGCAGCACCCACCTGGACTTGATACCTTGCTTGATGCTCCCCCCAAGAGGTAGTGTGATGACTGCCATGCCATCCTTGCTGCTGGTCTGCTCATTGACGATGCCAGAGATGCGGCCGTACATGAGAATGTTGGAGCCCACGCCAACAGTCAGGATGTGGGAGCCATCCTCCTTGGACAGCCAGTCCAGATGGACAAAGTGCTTGATGTTGGGGCTCTGACGGCTCTCTCTATTCAAGTACAGGTCAGCCTTGCTGTACACGAACAAGTTGCTGTCCACGCTGACTTTGGGGCCCAGCACGTTGCCTACTTTGGTGAAGTCGTCCAGGTGGATGGTCTGCTCCAACACCCACTCGGAGCCGCCCGTGGACTCGCACTCGTAGATGGACACGTGCATGGAGAACTCCTTGGTGACACAACCGTTACTCTGCACGGGCTGCTTGAAGGACACGGCCAGGCGGCCTGTGTAGGAGCAGCTGACAGCAACCGGTCGACCGAGCACGCACACGGCACTGTCATTATCCTCCTCCTCGTTGAGGTGTGCCCAAGGCTCCCAGCGGTATGTGCGGCCCTCCTCAGGATTCTCAGCACCCAGGTCTGCCTCCACAGAGCAGCGCCAGAACCTCACTCTACTGTCTGAGCAGGTTGTTACGATCAGATACGGAGCCAGGCATACTGGGTAAATGGATGAAGAACTAAGATGCCCtttaaaagaaagagaacaCTTAAAAGTGGTATATTAAACTAGAGAGAACACAAAACATCCACTAGCTATCATCTTACTTAAATCTGGTTGATAGATTATTACAAGTTTGGTTTAGGAAAGTTGTCAATATTATTACAAAAGGCCCAGTTAAAAATCACATCCCAGGGTTCTAATAAGCATGATCCCAGACTAACCTGCTGAGGGTGTGGCGCGGATGACCTCGACCCCGCTGGGGAGATCCAGGTGCTGGCTGTACACCAGCTTGGAGCTGAGGATGAGCTTGCTGGCGGACTGCAGGTTGGCCGTGGAGGTGGAGCGGGGCAGGGGGCTCTGCCCGGGAGACGTCTCCGGGGACGATTCAGCATTGCCCAGCTGGTGTGGGACCATCAGCTGGTTCTGGAACATCTGTGCTGGTCCGGTGCTCTCTATGGTCCACAGAATAGCCCAGAGCTGCTACACTTCTGTTTGCATGCATTTgtgtgcaaattaaaaatcttcTTTCATTTGGTCTAAACTTACAGCAATCTCAGTAGCAAAGTGATATATTTGAAACTAGTGGGAAATTACATCCATTCGCCATGTCATTTACCCTGGAGAATCTTGTAATAATTGAAGTTTTAGCCAGTAAAGCTTTGAATCTTACTCAGGAGCATTATTTTCCACTGTAACAACAGCTTTGGTAGTAAAGTTTTTGACAACAAAAGCTTAATGTTCTTCATAATCCAGAACGGCAACTTCTATGTGGCAATAAACTGCCGGCCCTGCTGATAGTCATTCTCTTTCATGGATGCAAACTGCAGCAGTGTTGCTCTACACCATGCTGTTGCAGTATTTATTAGATTCATAAATTGGTCATTCATCTCAAACGCCATTTCCAGCGTAAGCAGCCAGCATAACGCTGTTCACTCCGGCTACATTCTTTGCCATTTACAAGCGGAATGCCACTTGAAAGCCCCTGTGATTGCTTACGATCCACAGCGATATACTGAGTAATTGCAATGCTTCTGTAAACAGCTGAAATCAACACCAGTTAACCATTACAGAATATGGCATATTGCAATCCTAGTTCAGCAGGGTCgaaacacccaaaaaaaaaaaaacaaaaaaaacacacaacatgaaGGAGAACCCTTCGTATCAAATGAGAGGACAGCTACTGATCAGCACGAAGCTCCTCCATCTTACACACCTACACACGCCTGCACGGACTTCAGATGCAGGTGCCACATTTGTAGAACGGAGTCCCGGTTGGCATCTTTCTCGATAACCACCAAGAAGAACTTCTCTGAAAAAGGGGGTGGATGACATCCAATTCCTAAAAGCAGGACATTATGACACATATCGGTTAACTACCTTGACAAAAAAGCACCAACATCAAGAATGACTAGGTTTGCTGTATGTAATAAAGGAGCAATAGTTTTCCATTTGCATAGTAAGAGACAAGAGTACCTTCAGAGGAGGGAAGGCTAGAAGGAGGGAAAGCACTGGGGTCATCATGGGGCCTGTATCCCAGGATGAAGTCCTCCTGGAACACGTGGAGCAGCTGCGTGTTGGAGCCACACTGCACCGCAGAAAAGGACACCATCAGAACAGTATCCAACCTGGAGCCCGTCTGGGTGGGATCCACCAGGAGCACCACATGCAGCTATGATACTGCATGCTGATCTCACCTGGTTTGTAATGGCATCAAGCTCAATGATACACCCAGGCCTGGCGGTGGACTGCTGGCTCACAATGTTGAACACTTCGCCAACCAACCTCTATGGGAAAACAGATGAGCTATTGGTCAACTGTGATTTACACATGAGCTTGTGAGACCGGTGTATGGGAGAAGTAGAGTGCCAGGTGGGCTTACAGAGGTCTCAGGATCTGAAAGCTCATCCAGAAGTTTCCTTGCGTCTACCACAGCTTGGTACAGCCGCAGGTTTGTTCCATCAGAAGCCACGAAGCAAGCGCTTGCAGAATTGCAGTATGTACCTGGGATATAaggtatgatttaaaaaattaaggaaCTCTTCCAGGTGAAGAGCAAAAGCTGTAAACTGAACCGAAATTACACTGTTTGTGAGAACGCATACTGAAAAAAGTGCGTGCTTAAACATGAGACCTACTTACCGAGGACTGAGCTGGGAATGAGAGTGGGCAGCCACGCCACATTGGAGAAGGCAGAGGTGTGCAGCGAGTTAATGCGAGCCAACTCGGACACCCCTCCCGTGCAAGACAGCGGCCCAATGTGGTCCACGCGCCACAGGATCAGCTCACTGTAGATGGCGTTGGGGTCATGGAAGGTGCGTGTGGCTGCATTTCTCAGCTGCCTTCGGGGGAAGCCCTTGAGAGGCCCGGCAGCCTGCAAGACATTCTTCTCCTTCTCGGAGTCCCAAgtgctgtctgtctgtggtgTGCGCAGGGCATTGTGGTGCGAGGAGGtcagcagc
Proteins encoded in this region:
- the dmxl2 gene encoding dmX-like protein 2 isoform X4, whose product is MHLHQVLTGAVNPGDSCYSVGSVNDTPFTAYGSGCDIVILASDFECVQIIPGAQHGNIQVGCVECSHQLGRIAASYGNTVCIFEPLATNPNKRHSQLNYQWQKMGQFFLNAMTYNLAWDPQGNRILAATERLQLWAPPSIDTLVEEEDGQTTEEKTHPALNDWKCVWQCKTAVSVHIMKWSPDGEYFATAGKDDCLLKVWYPTTGWKSAVVIPDLQEKKAPAVHFSFVYLAHPRAVTGFSWRKTSKYMPKGSVCNVLLTSCQDGICRLWSETLLPEDSLLGGQISENSTSFSSSLPNLGGQKDKIQHALESIHHLKHLRRGRRRSSALVAHTELLPSQLGSHEVHRHISHHANALCHFHISASINPHTDIPSNLAGSAFSADETSGGFVVHWLNNKDLSFTSSMDFFMQHLRKLSEQQLEQATEELDQEAQPVKFDLDLDEMSDKGSSEHEEGEQEGSTKASSPGSSSSVPLPTVLLDRKMEALTLEWNKSPDMLFTIHPVDGSFLVWHVKYLDEYIPGIFRQVQVSFSSRIPVAFPTGDANSLSKNIMMYACTFTEPESNSALEQKRKAKRIPQSASVSAELGSTAAYSVAPIIGPAVMMVSKHVDGSLNQWVVTFAERSAFSSVLTVTHKFRYCGHRFHLNDLACHTVLPLLLTSSHHNALRTPQTDSTWDSEKEKNVLQAAGPLKGFPRRQLRNAATRTFHDPNAIYSELILWRVDHIGPLSCTGGVSELARINSLHTSAFSNVAWLPTLIPSSVLGTYCNSASACFVASDGTNLRLYQAVVDARKLLDELSDPETSRLVGEVFNIVSQQSTARPGCIIELDAITNQCGSNTQLLHVFQEDFILGYRPHDDPSAFPPSSLPSSEGIGCHPPPFSEKFFLVVIEKDANRDSVLQMWHLHLKSVQACVESTGPAQMFQNQLMVPHQLGNAESSPETSPGQSPLPRSTSTANLQSASKLILSSKLVYSQHLDLPSGVEVIRATPSAGHLSSSSIYPVCLAPYLIVTTCSDSRVRFWRCSVEADLGAENPEEGRTYRWEPWAHLNEEEDNDSAVCVLGRPVAVSCSYTGRLAVSFKQPVQSNGCVTKEFSMHVSIYECESTGGSEWVLEQTIHLDDFTKVGNVLGPKVSVDSNLFVYSKADLYLNRESRQSPNIKHFVHLDWLSKEDGSHILTVGVGSNILMYGRISGIVNEQTSSKDGMAVITLPLGGSIKQGIKSRWVLLRSVDLVSSVDGTPSLPVSLSWVRDGILVVGMDCEMHVYSQWRQDKKPGEEGDSLSSSDEIFTGPESRSRSKSVVEGSAGMDDALRTPAVIQDGSLFEAAHSLSPTLPQYHPTQLLELMDLGKVRRAKAILSHLVKCIAGEVAVVRDVEAGEGGARRHLSRTISVSGSTAKDTILAGREGGRDYTEINSIPPLPLYALLSADLDTSYKSGEETSKGPKGPDGEAQKSSEDQYADLFQVQPVTTDDFVSFAAEKREKKSRVINLSQYGPTYFGPEHAQVLSSHLMHSSLPGLTRLEQMFLVALADTVATTSAEVSSTSDKQYTGGEALDECGLRYLLAMRLHTCLLTSLPPLYRMQLLHQGLSTCHFAWAFHSEAEEELLNMIPAMQRGDPQWSELRAVGVGWWIRNINTLRRMVEKVGKAAFQRNNDPLDAALFYLAMKKKAVLWGLFRSQHDEKMTQFFSHNFTEDRWRKAALKNAFSLLGKQRFEQSAAFFLLAGSLKDAIEVCLEKMEDIQLAMVVARLYESDYESSSTCKGILYEKVLGCQRDGSGFSCTKLHPDPFLRSIAFWIMKDYTRALDTLLEQIPKEDDENLEVMVKSCNPVVFSFYNYLRTHPLLIRRHFTSPEGTLATLGLASEKSTADEINLIERKLFFTTANAHFKVGCPVLALEVLSKLPKVTKKAGASLSKGSSMVTVGSSQQQNGSRASNLDWSTPAQATSGLAWESGGDISAGLDWSQPSAALEDDGLQLDWGDDKDEDEEEEEDDDGGLTMKSETDEKKEKQKEQTGQKMSSLQREDSAGDSEVDVIAEQLKFRACLKILMTELRTLATGYEVDGGKLRFQLYNWLEKEIGAMHKICNYKVGGKEVTGELDKWKEDEGSGELDEALDRTDAGAYERHQLERRRLQAKQQHAERRKAWLRKNQALLRVFLSYCSLHGAKGGGVTSVRMELIFLLQESQQETTVKQLQSPLPLPTTLPLLSASIAPTKTVIANPVLHLSNHIHDILYTILQMEAPPHPEIPDDRVNALHTLAASLSACIYQALCDSHSYSSQSEANQFTGMVYQGLLLSERRRLRTESIEEHATPTSPPAQWPGVSSLINLLSSAQGEDQPKLNVMLCEAVVAVCFSLLIHGLGTLSANELFRLAAHPLNNRMWAAVFGGGAKIIIKPKRPPEIAPVPPPPTEDVDKHRRRFNMRMLVPGRPVKETPATPPPVPAERPTYREKFIPPELSMWDYFVAKPFLPPSDSGALYDSDESVASDDEDDEDAFLSNTQMTEHSDPNSYSWALIRLVMVKLILHSVKSFLPITGLDFTDLPVSSPLVNAVLKTMENWEQLLFERMNKFDGPPPNYINTYPTDLSAGGGPAILRHKAMLEPENTPFKTKHHQSFPVRRLWHFLVKQEILQETLIRYIFTKKRKQSEVEADLGYPGGKAKIIHKESDIIMAFAINKANTNEVVLASTHDVQEVDVSTLLAAQPYTWIGEEFDKESRSSDDLDYRSSHTNIAQASAPPFAPPQVPASSSMPWLGSGQTSTGASVIMKRNLNNVKRMTSHPIYQYYMTGAQDGSVRMFEWSRPQQLLCFRQAGNARVTRLYFNSQGNKCGVADGEGFLSLWQVNQTSSNPKPYLSWQCHSKTCGDFAFITSSSLIATAGQSNDNRNVCLWDTLVSPSNTMVHAFHCHENGATVLQYAPKQQLIITGGRKGFVCIFDIRQRQLLHTFQAHDSAIKALSLDSTEDFFVTGSAEGNMKVWKLTGHGLLHSFSTEHAKQSIFRNIGAGVMQIETCPGNRIFTCGADGTLKMRVLPDRYNIPASIFDIL